The nucleotide window TTTATTTTCGAAAATGGCTGTTCTTCGATTGACAGTTTGGATCCCCAAACGTTTGTTAATTTTATCGGAACCCTTGATGGGCACTATTCTTCTACAGGAAAAACGAATATTCTTTATACCATCAAAAGTTATTTTTCCTGCCCAATGATCAGTAGTAATTTGAAATTTAGATTTGATTCCTTTTTGGAAAACCTTCACACGAACAAACATGAGCGACTAGAATCTGCTTATTCTGCCGAGGAAATACGAAAGGTACTGGATTCCGTCGACAGAGCCTCTGGGCAGGGGAAAATGTTGTATCTAATGATGCTTCTTGCTAGTGTGTATGGGCTCCGTTCTTCTGATATCAGGACCCTCCAACTATCGAACGTCGACTGGAAAAAGCAGTGCATTAAACTTAGCCAACAAAAGACCAAAAGATATTTGGAACTTCCTTTAATACAGGAAGTATGCTTGGCGCTGCTGGATTATATAAAAAACTCCAGACCCCAAACTATAGATGATTATATTTTTATTAGACAAAAACCACCCCATGTGCCATATGCAGATGATAACCACTTTTCGCAAAAAGTCCGCGCCTTCTTTAAGAAAGCCGGGATCAATACGGATCGGAAACATGCTGGACTTCACTCCATGAGACACAGCTTGGCAACTGGTATGATGTTGGACGGTGTTCAGATCAGCGAAATTGC belongs to Neobacillus sp. OS1-2 and includes:
- a CDS encoding tyrosine-type recombinase/integrase — translated: MADFISFEELRLKMDQLKEKVTTDLNNSKLAYIYCGVIDEFLLFCKQESSYMPVDNVPKYYEQVTGVSPYIRPSTECKKRKARAVLFIRDTLNGCDLARRYIYHSTSIPETFQKDIQLYEEWLVSKECSRSTIRTRIGRLKPFFIFIFENGCSSIDSLDPQTFVNFIGTLDGHYSSTGKTNILYTIKSYFSCPMISSNLKFRFDSFLENLHTNKHERLESAYSAEEIRKVLDSVDRASGQGKMLYLMMLLASVYGLRSSDIRTLQLSNVDWKKQCIKLSQQKTKRYLELPLIQEVCLALLDYIKNSRPQTIDDYIFIRQKPPHVPYADDNHFSQKVRAFFKKAGINTDRKHAGLHSMRHSLATGMMLDGVQISEIATILGHTSPQTTTRYIWSDISQLRKASMEVMTYAE